TCTTCGCTTGTCAGGTTTTGCTTGGTGGGACCGCCGTCCCGGCGGTCTCTTGGACCGGCTGCACGGTGCCGGCTCCAGGGCGGCTGCTCGATTGGAAGTCTGTTATCTGAACGTGGTGACCCTACCCGGCGACTCACTCATGTCGCCGGTTCGCCTTCCAGCTCGGTCCGTCGCTCACATCACCAGCCGCCGGCGGGCGGCCCGGTCGGCGTTACATTCGGCACACGTCCCCCGGACGACCAGCGAGTGCCCGTCGGCGCGGAACTGGTGGGCGTTCGCGATCTCCCGCAGGGCGGCGTCGATCGCCGGGTGCTGGAACTCGATCATTTTTTTGCACGACTCGCAGACCAGGTGCTCGTGCTGGGGGTACCCGTAGTCGTGGTCGTAAACCGTCCGCGTGCCGATCTCGATCCGCCGCAACAGGCCCGC
The Fimbriiglobus ruber genome window above contains:
- a CDS encoding Fur family transcriptional regulator, which gives rise to MSLPAVAVSQTPEERFREFLASRPKPQRFTDQQGELVRHIFAKHKHFDTDELLDDLKQTGKRVSRATVYRTLSKLVDAGLLRRIEIGTRTVYDHDYGYPQHEHLVCESCKKMIEFQHPAIDAALREIANAHQFRADGHSLVVRGTCAECNADRAARRRLVM